The following nucleotide sequence is from Lysobacter panacisoli.
ATGGCGGCATTCCCGGAGTACGCCTACGAGACCGACGCCGAGCCGGACCCGGAATGGTCGGCCTACCTCGAGTTCCTCTACCCCAACGAACAGGGCTGGGACTTCATCACCAACCGCCGCGTCTGCGAGCGGCTCGAGGAGGACGGCGATCCGCTGACGGAGGCGCGTGATATCGAGCACTGGGCGTACTTCCCCGATGCTGTCTCGCGCGATGCGTTCATCGCACGCGCGCAGGCGATGCAGTTCGAAGTGCGCGAACTTCTGGAACCCGATGCGGAAGAAGAGCGCACCGACCACGGCGTGCGCCTGTCGCGGCGCGACGTGCCGAGCCATCGCGGGATCCACGACATCACCGTCCCGCTGCTGCGCGCCGCGAACGAAGCGGGCGGGCGTTACGACGGCTGGGAAACGCAGTGCCTGCCGGCGTCGCCCGGGGCCTGAGCGAAAAAAGAAAAAGCCGGCTTTCGCCGGCTTTTTTCATGCGTTGCGCGCGGGGACGTCAGTCCGACTCCCACCACATCCAGAACTCGTCCCACAGGCGCTTGAAGAAGCCGCCCTGCTCGACCGCGTTGAGCGCGACCAGCGGACGCTGCGAGACGACCTTGCCGTCCAGCATCACTTTGATGGTGCCGATCTTCTGGCCCTTCGCGATCGGCGCGACCAGCGTCTTGGGCACGTCCATCATCGGCTTGAGCTGGTTGTACTTGCCGCGCTGCACGGTGACCAGCAGCGGTTCGGCGACGCCCAGCTGCACCTCGTCGGCGGCGCCCTTCCATACCTTCTGCTTCGCGATCGCCTTGCCCACGTCGTAGAGCTTGTGGGTTTCGAAGAAGCGGAAGCCCCAGTTGAGCAGGGCCTGCGAATCGACGGCGCGCTGGTTCTCGCTGGTGGAACCCATGACCACAGAGATCAGGCGCTGGTCGCCGCGCTTGGCCGAGGCCATCAGGCAGTAGCCGGCGCCGGAGTGGTGGCCGGTCTTGATGCCGTCGACCGACGCGTCGCGCCACAGCAGCAGGTTGCGGTTCGGCTGGGTGATCGGGCCGACCGTGAATTCCTTGATCTTGTTGTACGAGTACGCGACCGGGTAGTCGTGGATCAGCGCGCGGCCGAGCGTGGCCAGGTCGTGCGCGGTCGAGTAGTGGCCTTCCGCCGACAGGCCATGCGGGTTCACGAAGTGCGAGCCCTTCATGCCGATGCGCGCGGCGTACTGGTTCATCAGCGCGGCGAAGGCATCGGTGCTGCCGGCCACGTGCTCGGCCAGCGCGATGGCGGCGTCGTTGCCCG
It contains:
- a CDS encoding D-alanyl-D-alanine carboxypeptidase family protein, producing MKVPALARAAAVAAAATLVAGLALAQTTPTPAAALPPASDSLPVPPPPQIAGTAWILMDAASGNVLAGENYDQRVEPASITKVMTSYVIAAEMAAGKVKGDDQVMMTENAWRVGGAGTDGSYSGFEVNKTAPLLEMEKGMVVQSGNDAAIALAEHVAGSTDAFAALMNQYAARIGMKGSHFVNPHGLSAEGHYSTAHDLATLGRALIHDYPVAYSYNKIKEFTVGPITQPNRNLLLWRDASVDGIKTGHHSGAGYCLMASAKRGDQRLISVVMGSTSENQRAVDSQALLNWGFRFFETHKLYDVGKAIAKQKVWKGAADEVQLGVAEPLLVTVQRGKYNQLKPMMDVPKTLVAPIAKGQKIGTIKVMLDGKVVSQRPLVALNAVEQGGFFKRLWDEFWMWWESD
- a CDS encoding DUF695 domain-containing protein — translated: MSDEWDFYFCHVDDKPASIYVDVGLHGEVPLPALPDRAYLSVIMRQPRPDGLSSQEEFDALKALEDAIDEKLVSSRTVYVGRNTSDGRRDFWFYLADAAAWDAQAAEFMAAFPEYAYETDAEPDPEWSAYLEFLYPNEQGWDFITNRRVCERLEEDGDPLTEARDIEHWAYFPDAVSRDAFIARAQAMQFEVRELLEPDAEEERTDHGVRLSRRDVPSHRGIHDITVPLLRAANEAGGRYDGWETQCLPASPGA